Proteins from one Triticum aestivum cultivar Chinese Spring chromosome 7A, IWGSC CS RefSeq v2.1, whole genome shotgun sequence genomic window:
- the LOC123147064 gene encoding glyoxylate/hydroxypyruvate reductase HPR3-like, translating to MDGFSSPAMAPTVRKPAAHPAVLVLRRLDAPFAAALHEHFLLLDFHASGEPLPAFLAAAAAAPEPPRAVLVVGGGAIRVDAPFLDVVQSVRCVVTTGTGVDHIDLAECARRGVAVANAGKVYSTDVADHAVGLLLDVQRRVSAAERYVRRGSWPAQGDYRPLGSKLGGKRVGIIGLGNIGSLVARRLEAFGCVILYNSRRRKEEGSSRRYTYFPDVRGLAAASDVLVVACALNEETRHVVGRKVLDALGKDGVLINVGRGANVDEAALVAALKEGRIAGAGLDVFEDEPKVPAELLPMDNVVLTPHVAVLTQESRSDLRAQTIGNLQAFFSGQPLLTPVPCHRA from the coding sequence ATGGACGGCTTTAGTTCCCCCGCCATGGCACCCACAGTCCGCAAACCAGCGGCCCACCCGGCCGTCCTCGTCCTCCGCCGGCTGGacgcgccgttcgccgccgcgctgCACGAGCACTTCCTCCTCCTGGACTTCCACGCGTCCGGCGAGCCCCTCCCGGCTTTTCTAGCCGCGGCAGcggcagcccccgagcccccgCGCGCCGTGCtggtggtgggcggcggagccatACGCGTGGACGCCCCGTTCCTCGACGTCGTCCAGTCCGTCCGGTGCGTTGTCACCACGGGCACCGGCGTCGACCACATCGACCTGGCCGAGTGCGCGCGCCGCGGCGTGGCCGTCGCCAACGCCGGGAAGGTCTACTCCACCGACGTGGCGGACCACGCCGTGGGCCTGCTGCTCGACGTGCAGCGGCGCGTGTCGGCGGCGGAGCGGTACGTCAGGCGCGGGTCCTGGCCGGCCCAGGGCGACTACCGGCCACTCGGCTCCAAGCTCGGCGGCAAGCGCGTCGGCATCATCGGCCTGGGCAACATCGGCTCGCTCGTCGCGAGGCGGCTCGAAGCCTTCGGCTGCGTCATCCTGTACAACTCGAGGAGGCGCAAGGAGGAGGGCTCGTCCCGCCGCTACACCTACTTCCCGGacgtccggggcctcgccgccgCGTCCGACGTGCTCGTCGTTGCCTGCGCGCTGAACGAGGAGACGAGGCACGTCGTGGGCAGGAAGGTGCTGGATGCCCTGGGGAAGGACGGCGTGCTCATCAACGTCGGCCGAGGGGCGAATGTCGACGaggcggcgctggtggcggcgcTCAAGGAGGGGAGGATCGCCGGCGCCGGCCTCGACGTCTTCGAGGACGAGCCGAAGGTGCCGGCGGAGCTCCTGCCCATGGACAATGTGGTGCTGACCCCTCACGTGGCGGTTCTGACGCAGGAATCCAGGTCGGACCTGCGCGCGCAGACCATCGGCAACCTccaggccttcttctccggccAGCCATTGCTCACTCCCGTGCCCTGCCATCGTGCCTAA
- the LOC123149695 gene encoding protein ENHANCED DISEASE RESISTANCE 2, which yields MSSSSSTVVYEGWMVRHGRRKIGRSFIHMRYFVLETRLLSYFKRKPQHKMPKLPIKSLHIDGNCRVEDRGLKMHHGHMLYVLSVYNKREKHHRITMAAFNIQEALIWKEKIEMVIDQQQGVVSPDGNTAFSSSQQNAGVENGRKSSSSDRDSQYSHEEEEEEEDNHRSLMRRTTIGNGPPESLHDWTRGNDTGISDQGSPAQVFSRGHWRLVRCQNGLRIFEELQDVDYLARSCSRAMKAVGVVEASCEAIFQLVMSMDTTRFEWDCSFQYGSLVEEVDGHTAILYHRLQLDWFSAFTWPRDLCYVRYWRRNDDGSYVVLFQSREHPNCGPQPGFVRAHIESGGFNISPLKSRNGRVRTQVQHLMQIDLKGWGVGYLPSFQQHSLLHMLNSVAGLREWFSQSDESQILPRIPVMDNMALSVSSKKGTKTQDNTVQTSLPADESRHSTVEEESDEDEEFQLPESELEPSTRELDADGKLLGLDEEDSGEIDFSGFSGNLRRDDRDNSRDCWRISDGNNFRVRSKNFIYDKSKVPAGKPLMELVAVDWFKDVKRMDHVAKRKGCAVQVAAEKGLFSLAINLQVPGTTNYSMVFYFVSKKLIPNSLLQRFVDGDDEFRNSRFKLIPSVPKGSWIVRQSVGSTPCLLGKAVDITYIRGANYLEIDVDIGSSTVANGVLGLVCGVITTLVVDMAFLVQGHTYEELPERLIGAVRMSHIELSSAVVPVLED from the exons ATGTCGTCGTCTTCGTCGACCGTGGTCTATGAGGGGTGGATGGTCCGGCATGGCCGCCGCAAGATCGGCCGCTCCTTTATCCACATGCGCTACTTTGTGCTGGAGACCCGGCTTCTCTCGTATTTCAAGCGCAAGCCTCAGCACAAGATGCCCAAGCTCCCCATCAAGTCCCTCCACATCGATGGCAACTGCAGGGTCGAGGACAGGGGCCTCAAGATGCACCATGGCCAT ATGCTTTATGTCTTAAGTGTCTACAACAAAAGGGAGAAGCACCATCGCATCACG ATGGCGGCATTCAATATCCAGGAGGCTCTAATCTGGAAGGAGAAAATTGAGATGGTCATCGATCAG CAACAAGGTGTAGTGTCGCCCGATGGTAATACAGCCTTTAGCTCATCGCAGCAAAATGCTGGTGTAGAAAATGGAAGGAAATCTTCTTCCTCTGATCGTGACAGTCA GTATagtcatgaagaggaagaagaggaggaggacaatCACCGATCATTGATGCGAAGAACAACAATTGGGAATG GTCCTCCGGAATCATTGCATGATTGGACTCGTGGAAACGATACAGGAATATCTGATCAGGGAAGCCCTGCCCAAGTTTTCTCTAGAGGACACTGGCGCCTTGTCAGATGCCAGAATG GTCTCCGCATTTTTGAGGAGCTCCAGGATGTTGATTACCTT GCAAGGAGCTGTAGCAGAGCAATGAAGGCTGTTGGAGTTGTTGAGGCTTCGTGTGAGGCTATATTTCAGCTTGTGATGAGCATGGACACCACCCGCTTTGA GTGGGACTGCAGTTTCCAGTATGGCAGTCTAGTGGAGGAGGTCGATGGCCACACAGCAATACTGTACCATAGGCTACAACTGGATTGGTTTTCAGC ATTTACTTGGCCTCGTGATCTTTGTTATGTACGATATTGGCGGCGTAATGACGATGGAAGTTATG TTGTGCTATTTCAATCAAGAGAGCACCCAAACTGTGGTCCACAACCAGGATTTGTTAGGGCACACATTGAGA GTGGTGGTTTCAACATTTCTCCACTGAAATCCCGTAATGGGAGAGTCCGAACACAAGTACAGCATCTTATGCAGATTGATTTGAAGGGTTGGGGGGTTGGCTACTTACCTTCATTTCAACAACATAGCCTCCTTCATATGTTGAACAGCGTTGCCG GGCTCAGGGAATGGTTTTCACAAAGTGATGAAAGTCAAATACTTCCTAGGATTCCTGTTATGGACAATATGGCCCTATCGGTTTCTTCTAAGAAAGGCACAAAAACACAGGATAATACTGTGCAAACCAGCCTTCCGGCGGATGAAAGTAGACATTCAACGGTTGAGGAGGAGTCTGACGAAGATGAAGAATTCCAGTTACCTGAATCTGAGCTAGAG CCATCAACTCGTGAGCTCGATGCAGATGGTAAACTACTAG GGTTGGATGAGGAAGATTCAGGTGAGATTGATTTTTCTGGATTTTCTGGAAATTTACGCCGGGATGACCGTGATAACAGTCGTGATTGTTGGAGAATATCTGATGGAAATAACTTCAGAGTGCGAAGCAAGAACTTCATATATGATAAAAGCAAG GTTCCTGCTGGAAAGCCTCTTATGGAGCTTGTTGCTGTTGACTGGTTTAAAGACGTGAAACGAATGGATCATGTTGCTAAAAGAAAAGGTTGCGCTGTTCAA GTTGCTGCCGAGAAGGGTCTTTTTTCATTGGCAATAAATCTACAA GTTCCTGGCACAACTAACTATAGTATGGTTTTCTACTTTGTATCAAAGAAACTGATACCGAACTCCTTGTTGCAACGTTTTGTTGATGGCGATGATGAATTCCGCAATAGTAGGTTCAAGCTGATCCCATCTGTACCGAAG GGCTCATGGATTGTCCGCCAAAGTGTTGGCAGCACACCGTGTCTCCTGGGCAAAGCAGTTGACATCACCTATATCCGTGGTGCAAATTATTTGGAA ATAGATGTGGACATAGGTTCGTCTACGGTGGCAAATGGAGTCTTGGGGCTTGTGTGTGGCGTGATCACGACGCTAGTTGTGGACATGGCTTTTCTTGTCCAG GGCCACACATACGAGGAGCTCCCGGAACGACTGATCGGTGCCGTTCGGATGTCGCACATAGAACTATCATCTGCGGTTGTTCCTGTGCTTGAGGATTAA